A DNA window from Pirellulales bacterium contains the following coding sequences:
- a CDS encoding DUF2934 domain-containing protein codes for MAKIYNPQGPAITHEAIAQRAFEIWTRRGCPQGSDGREDWDAAVAELTAEASRSERGRGPLLKLWDKIRSRAALA; via the coding sequence ATGGCCAAGATCTACAATCCCCAAGGACCTGCGATCACGCACGAGGCGATCGCCCAGCGAGCGTTCGAAATTTGGACTCGCCGCGGTTGCCCCCAGGGGAGCGATGGTCGCGAGGATTGGGACGCCGCGGTGGCCGAACTGACCGCCGAAGCGAGCCGCAGCGAACGGGGTCGCGGCCCGCTCTTGAAGCTGTGGGACAAGATCCGCAGCCGCGCCGCGTTGGCATAG
- a CDS encoding phosphopantothenoylcysteine decarboxylase has protein sequence MVRILITSGPTRQHIDPVRYLTNASSGRMGAGLAAAALELGHEVVVVSGPVDVEYPAAARVVPVVSTEEMLCAAKAEFAACDGLIGAAAPCDYRPIHVAEHKLSKTGRPLTLELLETDDVVATLGAEKGKRWVVGFALETEDHRFRALAKLQRKHCDLIVSNGVEAMRAADNSVEIIDPAGTVLAASAGAKEAVARDILAVIQSRLVQES, from the coding sequence ATGGTCCGCATCCTCATCACCTCGGGTCCGACGCGGCAGCACATCGATCCGGTGCGGTATCTGACGAACGCCTCCAGCGGGAGGATGGGCGCCGGACTCGCCGCGGCGGCGCTGGAGTTGGGGCACGAGGTGGTCGTCGTCAGCGGGCCGGTCGACGTCGAGTACCCGGCCGCGGCCCGCGTCGTGCCGGTCGTCTCGACCGAAGAGATGCTCTGCGCCGCGAAGGCCGAGTTCGCCGCCTGCGACGGCCTGATCGGCGCCGCGGCGCCATGCGACTACCGCCCGATCCACGTGGCCGAACACAAGCTCTCAAAGACTGGCCGGCCGCTGACCTTGGAACTTCTCGAGACCGACGACGTCGTCGCCACGCTGGGAGCCGAAAAAGGGAAACGCTGGGTCGTCGGCTTTGCGTTGGAAACGGAAGACCACCGCTTCCGCGCGCTCGCCAAGCTGCAGCGCAAGCACTGCGACCTGATCGTCTCCAACGGCGTCGAAGCAATGCGTGCAGCCGACAACAGCGTCGAGATCATCGACCCCGCGGGCACGGTGCTCGCCGCCTCGGCCGGCGCCAAGGAAGCGGTGGCCCGCGACATCCTGGCGGTCATCCAGTCGCGATTGGTGCAAGAATCTTGA
- a CDS encoding phosphopantothenoylcysteine decarboxylase, with product MPSEVLLGVTGGIAAYKTAALASDLVQSGVGVSVVMTRAATEFVGPATFRALTGRPVAIESFDPDHWPLGPHIELARQAQVLCVAPATADFLAKAANGLADDLLSTLWLSFTGTAIVAPAMNCEMWAKPAVQRNVAQLRHDGVALVDPQEGWLSCRERGVGRMADPAEIAAAIRKALPTS from the coding sequence ATGCCCTCCGAAGTTCTCCTCGGCGTCACCGGCGGGATCGCGGCGTACAAGACCGCGGCCCTGGCGAGCGACCTCGTGCAATCCGGGGTCGGGGTGAGCGTCGTGATGACCCGCGCCGCGACCGAGTTCGTCGGCCCGGCGACGTTTCGCGCGCTCACCGGTCGGCCGGTTGCGATCGAATCGTTTGATCCCGACCATTGGCCGCTGGGGCCGCACATTGAACTGGCGCGGCAAGCCCAGGTGCTGTGCGTCGCTCCCGCGACCGCGGACTTTCTGGCGAAAGCCGCCAACGGCCTTGCCGACGATCTCCTGTCGACCTTGTGGCTGTCGTTCACGGGGACCGCGATCGTCGCCCCCGCGATGAACTGCGAAATGTGGGCCAAGCCCGCGGTCCAGCGGAACGTCGCCCAGCTCCGCCACGACGGCGTCGCGCTCGTCGATCCGCAAGAAGGCTGGCTCAGTTGTCGCGAACGGGGCGTCGGCCGCATGGCCGACCCGGCAGAAATCGCCGCGGCGATTCGCAAGGCGCTGCCAACGTCGTAA
- a CDS encoding DNA-directed RNA polymerase subunit omega: MIDALKEEHIVNKVGGRFKLSTLIQKRLAALNAGARPLVDIASKVHMEIVVQEILQDKIFLDATAQVKIVGEMPEPVAGGPPELDLSAM, encoded by the coding sequence ATGATTGATGCGTTGAAGGAAGAACATATCGTGAACAAGGTCGGCGGCCGGTTCAAGCTGTCGACGCTGATCCAGAAGCGGCTGGCGGCGCTGAACGCCGGCGCCCGCCCGCTGGTGGACATCGCCTCGAAGGTCCACATGGAGATCGTCGTGCAGGAAATCCTGCAGGACAAGATTTTCCTCGACGCCACGGCCCAGGTGAAGATCGTCGGCGAAATGCCCGAGCCGGTCGCCGGCGGCCCGCCGGAACTCGATCTCTCGGCGATGTAA
- the gmk gene encoding guanylate kinase — protein MPEKPGKLVVVSGPSGVGKSTVVREVIAACAGRLRLSVSATTRPPRPGERDGTDYHFLSDAEFRRRREAGEFLECVEVFGRGHWYGTLWDEVRSSLATGKWVLLEIDVDGAADVLRQFPEAVTIFIRPDSLEELERRLRSRRTESEEAIRRRLAVARHELQLADRYEFQVENVTVPEAVRSICEILRSRGLSDD, from the coding sequence ATGCCTGAAAAACCCGGCAAACTCGTCGTCGTCTCCGGCCCGTCGGGGGTGGGCAAGAGCACGGTGGTGCGCGAGGTGATTGCGGCCTGCGCAGGGCGGTTGCGGCTGAGCGTCTCGGCGACGACCCGCCCCCCCCGGCCCGGCGAGCGGGACGGGACGGATTACCACTTTCTGAGCGACGCCGAGTTCCGCCGCCGCCGCGAGGCGGGCGAATTCCTCGAATGCGTCGAGGTTTTCGGCCGCGGACACTGGTACGGCACCCTCTGGGACGAGGTGAGGTCTAGCCTCGCGACCGGCAAATGGGTACTGTTAGAGATTGACGTCGACGGCGCCGCGGACGTGCTGCGCCAATTTCCCGAGGCGGTCACGATCTTCATCCGCCCCGATTCGCTGGAGGAACTCGAGCGCCGGCTGCGCAGCCGGCGCACCGAGAGCGAAGAGGCGATTCGTCGACGACTGGCGGTCGCGCGACACGAGTTGCAACTGGCCGACAGATACGAGTTTCAAGTCGAAAATGTGACCGTGCCCGAGGCGGTGCGGTCGATCTGCGAGATTCTGCGGAGCCGAGGCTTAAGCGATGATTGA
- a CDS encoding YicC family protein, translating to MTGFGDARHEVADHVIAVEVRSINNRHLKLNVRATEGYGALESPIESVVREAIRRGTVYVNVRIRHISGADDFRINASVLETYLDQLQKVAARRNLDERLRLEPLAQLPGVVEEASAESHAPDAVWPHVETTLRTALDKMTEMRSAEGAALASDLTSQCGIVATSVDAIAARTPVVAESYRQRLLERVNEALAPSNVTLTAADLVREVCLFVDRSDISEEIVRLRSHLQQFAAALGGDDSVGRRLEFICQEMGRETNTIGSKANDAEITRHVVEIKTTLERIREQIQNVE from the coding sequence ATGACCGGCTTCGGCGACGCTCGGCACGAGGTCGCCGACCATGTGATTGCGGTCGAGGTCCGCTCGATCAACAACCGGCACCTCAAGCTCAACGTCCGCGCGACCGAGGGGTACGGCGCGCTCGAATCGCCGATCGAATCGGTCGTTCGCGAAGCAATTCGCCGCGGCACGGTCTACGTGAACGTGCGGATTCGCCACATCAGCGGGGCCGACGATTTCCGCATCAATGCGTCGGTGCTCGAAACCTATCTCGACCAATTGCAGAAGGTCGCCGCTCGACGGAATCTCGACGAACGGCTCCGTCTGGAGCCGCTTGCCCAACTGCCGGGAGTCGTCGAAGAAGCTTCGGCCGAGTCGCACGCCCCCGACGCCGTCTGGCCGCACGTGGAAACGACCCTGCGGACCGCGCTCGACAAGATGACGGAAATGCGCTCTGCCGAAGGCGCCGCGTTGGCGAGCGACCTGACTTCCCAGTGCGGCATTGTCGCAACGAGCGTTGACGCGATCGCCGCTCGGACGCCGGTCGTCGCCGAGTCGTATCGGCAGCGACTGCTGGAGCGAGTGAACGAGGCGCTCGCCCCGTCGAACGTCACGTTGACCGCCGCGGACTTGGTGCGCGAAGTCTGCTTGTTCGTCGATCGCTCGGACATCAGCGAGGAGATCGTTCGCCTCCGGAGTCATCTGCAGCAGTTCGCCGCGGCGCTCGGCGGCGACGACAGCGTCGGCCGGCGGCTGGAGTTCATCTGCCAGGAGATGGGCCGCGAGACGAACACGATCGGCTCGAAAGCCAACGATGCGGAGATCACCCGCCACGTCGTCGAGATCAAGACGACGCTCGAACGAATCCGCGAGCAGATTCAGAACGTCGAATAG
- the secG gene encoding preprotein translocase subunit SecG, translating into MLGFVSGLLSFLLAAMAIFLILLVLVQRGRGGGLAGALGGMGGSSAFGAKAGDVFTRITAWSALVWIVLCILAAKYGSSGGTSKFDLNAEAAESGGAAAGSALTAPADESKDGAAEGEKPAQPAPQVDGESGDDAATK; encoded by the coding sequence ATGTTGGGTTTCGTCAGCGGTCTTCTCAGCTTCCTGCTGGCGGCGATGGCCATCTTTCTGATCCTGCTGGTCCTCGTCCAACGGGGTCGCGGCGGCGGGCTGGCCGGCGCCTTGGGAGGCATGGGGGGCTCGAGCGCCTTCGGCGCCAAGGCCGGCGACGTGTTCACCCGGATCACCGCGTGGTCCGCCTTGGTCTGGATCGTCCTCTGCATCCTGGCCGCCAAGTACGGCTCCTCGGGCGGAACCAGCAAGTTCGATCTCAACGCTGAAGCGGCCGAGAGCGGCGGAGCGGCCGCGGGCAGCGCGCTGACCGCCCCGGCCGACGAGTCGAAAGATGGCGCCGCCGAAGGAGAGAAGCCCGCCCAGCCCGCTCCTCAAGTCGACGGGGAATCCGGCGACGATGCGGCGACCAAGTAA
- the tpiA gene encoding triose-phosphate isomerase yields the protein MNTTAASGAELAAAVAAQAGGLTAVDLLVCPPSVYLAGVKTAIGSAAVALGAQNMYHEASGAFTGELSAGMLQDVGCTYVILGHSERRHILGETDADVNKKTLAALTAGLVPIVCVGELLEEREAGKTAEVIRTQFDGSLAGLTAEQMAKTVIAYEPVWAIGTGKVATPAQAQEVHADLRKLIADRYNASTADVVRILYGGSVKPDNAAELLGQADIDGALIGGASLKASDFLGIAAAGAQTAAA from the coding sequence ATGAACACCACAGCCGCCAGCGGGGCGGAGCTGGCGGCCGCGGTGGCCGCACAGGCAGGCGGGCTGACGGCCGTCGACCTGCTGGTCTGCCCCCCCAGCGTCTACCTGGCGGGGGTCAAGACTGCGATCGGCTCGGCCGCGGTCGCCCTCGGGGCCCAGAACATGTACCACGAGGCGTCCGGGGCTTTCACCGGCGAGTTGTCGGCCGGAATGCTGCAGGACGTCGGCTGCACCTACGTCATCCTGGGACACAGCGAGCGAAGGCACATCCTCGGCGAGACCGACGCCGACGTGAACAAGAAGACCCTCGCCGCATTGACCGCAGGGCTCGTCCCGATCGTCTGCGTCGGGGAACTGCTCGAAGAGCGCGAGGCAGGCAAGACCGCCGAGGTCATCCGCACCCAGTTCGACGGCTCGCTCGCCGGACTCACGGCCGAGCAGATGGCCAAGACAGTGATCGCTTACGAGCCGGTCTGGGCCATCGGCACCGGCAAGGTGGCCACCCCGGCCCAGGCCCAGGAGGTTCACGCCGACCTTCGCAAGCTGATTGCCGACCGCTACAATGCGTCCACGGCCGACGTCGTGCGGATCCTGTACGGCGGCAGCGTCAAGCCGGACAACGCAGCCGAACTGCTGGGGCAAGCCGACATCGACGGAGCCCTCATCGGCGGCGCCAGTCTCAAGGCGAGCGACTTCCTGGGGATCGCCGCAGCCGGGGCCCAAACGGCCGCGGCCTGA
- the aroF gene encoding 3-deoxy-7-phosphoheptulonate synthase: protein MIVILKESATDEQIAHAIERIEALGFSAHVSRGTYRTVIGVIGDESKIVPPQLEAIPGVAQVVPVMPAYKLASREAHPQPTIVSVGKTKVGGGHLGMIAGPCAVESEERMDAIAGAIAKAGANILRGGAFKPRTSPYSFQGLGEEGLKILRRVGDRHGLPVVTEVVDPRHVELACEYTDMLQLGARNMQNFVLLTEVGKTNKPVLLKRGMSATIKDWLMSAEYVIAQGNTNVVLCERGIKSFDPSTRNLYDVAAVPQIHELSHLPIIVDPSHATGQPELIPACALAGVAAGADGVHIEVHDKPEEALSDGPQALLPEQYAELMTQLRKVAAAVGKTV, encoded by the coding sequence ATGATTGTCATCCTCAAAGAATCGGCCACCGACGAGCAGATCGCCCACGCGATCGAGCGAATCGAGGCCCTGGGTTTCTCGGCCCACGTGAGCCGCGGAACCTACCGCACGGTGATCGGGGTCATCGGCGACGAATCGAAGATCGTGCCGCCGCAGCTCGAGGCGATTCCCGGCGTGGCCCAGGTCGTGCCGGTGATGCCGGCCTACAAGCTCGCCAGTCGTGAGGCCCATCCGCAGCCGACGATCGTATCGGTCGGCAAGACGAAGGTCGGCGGCGGGCATCTGGGAATGATCGCCGGGCCGTGCGCGGTCGAGTCGGAGGAGCGGATGGACGCCATCGCCGGGGCCATCGCCAAGGCGGGGGCCAACATCCTTCGCGGCGGCGCGTTCAAGCCCCGCACGAGCCCCTACTCGTTCCAGGGCCTCGGCGAAGAAGGGCTCAAGATCCTCCGCCGCGTCGGTGATCGCCACGGCTTGCCGGTCGTCACCGAGGTGGTCGACCCCCGACATGTCGAGTTGGCGTGCGAGTACACGGACATGCTGCAGCTTGGCGCCCGCAATATGCAGAACTTCGTTCTGTTGACCGAGGTGGGCAAGACGAACAAGCCCGTGCTCCTCAAGCGCGGGATGAGCGCCACGATCAAGGACTGGCTGATGAGCGCCGAGTACGTCATCGCCCAGGGCAATACGAACGTCGTCCTCTGCGAGCGGGGAATCAAGAGCTTCGATCCCTCGACCCGCAATCTGTACGACGTCGCCGCCGTGCCGCAGATTCACGAGTTGTCGCACCTGCCGATCATCGTCGATCCAAGCCATGCGACCGGCCAGCCGGAGCTGATTCCCGCGTGTGCGTTGGCCGGGGTCGCCGCCGGGGCGGACGGCGTGCACATCGAGGTTCACGACAAGCCCGAGGAAGCGCTCAGCGACGGCCCGCAAGCCTTGCTGCCGGAGCAGTACGCCGAGTTGATGACTCAGCTCCGCAAGGTCGCTGCGGCAGTCGGCAAGACGGTTTGA
- a CDS encoding DUF1338 domain-containing protein, producing MSATTASALDLVMDGLMRRYRERVPDVDRVIRGMIAAGHISQAEDIENDHIAFRTMGVPQLGIASLEKAFLHYGYERRDRFDFTGKKLDAHWYSPPTPNYPRIFISQLRVGDLSPETQRIITSYTDEVQSDPVDSLDLDDGAAVDAFLHTPLWRTPTWADYQRLGEESEYAAWVIYNRYYLNHFTVSVHNLPAGVDTIASFNEFLKGIGVKLNNSGGEIKTSGDGLLIQSSTVAEMVDAEFAAQGGGVERRRISGSYVEFAERRVLPQFAALPRAELRREHRRDGFETSNADKIFESTYSTQTGRS from the coding sequence ATGTCCGCTACGACCGCCTCGGCTCTCGACCTTGTCATGGACGGACTCATGCGCCGCTATCGCGAGCGCGTGCCCGACGTCGATCGCGTGATTCGAGGCATGATCGCCGCGGGACATATCTCGCAAGCCGAAGACATTGAGAACGACCACATCGCGTTTCGCACGATGGGCGTGCCTCAATTGGGAATCGCGTCGCTGGAGAAAGCGTTCCTGCACTACGGCTACGAGCGTCGCGACCGGTTTGATTTCACAGGGAAGAAGCTCGACGCGCACTGGTATTCCCCTCCGACGCCGAACTATCCGCGGATTTTCATCAGCCAGCTTCGCGTGGGCGATCTCTCGCCCGAGACGCAGCGGATCATCACGAGCTACACCGACGAGGTGCAGAGCGACCCGGTCGACTCGCTCGACCTGGACGACGGGGCGGCGGTCGACGCCTTTCTGCACACTCCGTTGTGGCGCACCCCGACTTGGGCCGACTACCAGCGACTCGGCGAGGAGAGCGAATACGCCGCGTGGGTGATTTACAATCGGTACTACCTGAATCACTTCACCGTGAGCGTCCATAACTTGCCGGCGGGGGTCGACACGATCGCCAGCTTCAACGAGTTCCTCAAGGGAATCGGCGTCAAGCTCAACAACTCGGGGGGCGAGATCAAGACCAGCGGCGACGGGCTGCTCATCCAAAGCTCGACGGTCGCCGAAATGGTCGACGCGGAGTTCGCCGCCCAGGGGGGAGGGGTCGAGCGGCGCCGCATCAGCGGGTCGTACGTCGAATTCGCCGAACGCCGCGTCCTGCCGCAGTTCGCCGCGCTGCCGCGCGCCGAACTGCGTCGCGAGCATCGTCGCGACGGGTTCGAGACCTCGAACGCCGACAAGATCTTCGAAAGCACCTACAGTACGCAAACGGGGCGCAGTTAG
- a CDS encoding DUF1080 domain-containing protein codes for MIIVRLLGASRSGFLGQKFVLTLAACTLALATGVAPAAEETDREEGFAPLLVNAPAHWRGYAAEKWPESWEVVDGVLRRKGPGGDIMTKEKYADFDLRFDWKVAPGGNSGIMYRVSTGDDAPYYSGPEYQILDNAGHADGKSQLTSTGSLYALYPPTKDVSKPAGEWNSARIVIRKNRVQHYLNGELVVEAELGSDDWIKRVAKSKFASWEKFGKNSEGRLAFQDHGDEVWFRNIRVKRLTDDASDSATK; via the coding sequence ATGATCATCGTCCGCCTGCTTGGCGCCTCGCGCTCCGGTTTTCTCGGCCAGAAGTTCGTCCTGACCTTGGCGGCATGCACGCTCGCGCTGGCGACCGGCGTCGCTCCGGCCGCTGAGGAGACCGATCGGGAGGAGGGCTTTGCTCCGCTGCTGGTGAACGCCCCAGCCCACTGGCGCGGCTACGCCGCGGAGAAGTGGCCCGAGAGTTGGGAGGTCGTTGACGGCGTCCTCCGTCGCAAAGGCCCGGGAGGGGACATTATGACCAAGGAGAAGTACGCCGACTTCGACTTGCGGTTCGACTGGAAGGTGGCCCCCGGCGGGAACAGCGGCATCATGTACCGCGTTTCGACCGGCGACGACGCCCCTTACTACTCGGGACCGGAGTACCAAATCCTCGACAACGCCGGCCACGCCGACGGCAAGTCGCAACTGACCTCGACTGGCTCGCTCTACGCCCTCTATCCGCCGACGAAGGACGTCTCGAAGCCGGCCGGAGAGTGGAACTCGGCTCGGATCGTCATCCGCAAGAATCGCGTGCAGCACTATCTCAACGGCGAGTTGGTGGTCGAGGCCGAACTGGGAAGCGACGACTGGATCAAACGGGTCGCCAAGAGCAAGTTCGCCTCGTGGGAAAAGTTCGGCAAGAACTCCGAAGGGCGCCTCGCCTTCCAGGACCACGGCGACGAGGTCTGGTTCCGCAACATCCGCGTGAAGCGACTCACGGACGACGCGAGCGATTCGGCGACCAAGTAA
- a CDS encoding prepilin peptidase: MLQSGYFNGSGARPTGSPEPPSAAAVSVVRCRTFPRASPSSPFRRLPVIDLLTAVWLGFLGACIGSFLNVVAYRLPLGMSVVWRPSHCPRCDHPIRPYDNVPILGWLWLRGKCRDCGAPISPRYAIVETVLGAVAFLLAYVELFSGGANLPGGPLADQSGALRTVWIPHGPLLATYGLHLLLMAALTTIVLFDLDQQSIPKRFGVVVLAAMLLVVLYGNVYHPAPGVESTGPRQAQHASLGILVLVASAAIHFAAAKNRNVAPNILMLQHRSKAFLAGAFVLLSLGLTATPTFLALWGLVSCVVRACGGRSRSLLLSTTAAAWCVALVHIVFWRQLAELSPW, from the coding sequence ATGCTGCAGTCAGGGTATTTTAACGGCTCCGGCGCCCGCCCGACAGGGTCGCCGGAGCCCCCCTCAGCGGCTGCCGTGAGCGTGGTAAGATGTCGAACGTTTCCTCGCGCTTCTCCGTCGTCCCCCTTCCGTCGCCTGCCTGTGATCGATTTGTTGACTGCCGTTTGGCTGGGGTTCTTGGGGGCTTGCATCGGCAGCTTTCTCAACGTGGTCGCGTATCGGCTGCCGCTGGGAATGTCGGTCGTGTGGCGGCCGTCGCACTGTCCCCGGTGCGATCACCCGATTCGCCCCTACGACAACGTGCCGATCCTCGGGTGGTTGTGGCTGCGAGGGAAGTGCCGCGACTGCGGGGCCCCGATCTCGCCCCGCTACGCGATCGTCGAGACTGTGCTGGGGGCGGTCGCGTTCTTGCTGGCGTACGTCGAGCTGTTCAGCGGCGGCGCCAATCTGCCCGGGGGGCCGCTAGCCGACCAGTCCGGAGCGCTCCGCACAGTTTGGATTCCCCACGGGCCGCTGCTGGCGACCTACGGGCTCCATCTGCTGTTGATGGCGGCGCTGACGACGATCGTATTGTTCGACCTCGATCAGCAGAGCATCCCGAAGCGATTCGGCGTCGTCGTGCTGGCGGCGATGCTGCTCGTGGTGCTCTACGGGAACGTCTATCATCCCGCTCCTGGGGTTGAGTCCACGGGGCCTCGCCAGGCTCAACACGCGTCCCTCGGGATTCTCGTTCTTGTCGCCTCCGCGGCCATTCACTTTGCCGCCGCGAAGAATCGAAACGTGGCGCCGAACATCCTCATGCTGCAGCACCGCAGCAAGGCATTTCTGGCCGGAGCGTTTGTGTTGTTGTCGCTTGGCTTGACCGCAACGCCGACTTTCCTGGCGCTCTGGGGGCTCGTGAGTTGCGTGGTCCGAGCATGCGGCGGCCGCTCGCGCTCGCTCCTGCTCTCGACGACCGCGGCTGCGTGGTGCGTGGCATTGGTGCACATCGTCTTCTGGCGCCAACTCGCCGAGTTGTCGCCGTGGTAG
- a CDS encoding YifB family Mg chelatase-like AAA ATPase, with amino-acid sequence MLAKLHTFSLVGIDAVAVVAEVDVSYAAIPKTVLVGLPDQAVRESVHRIERALANSGFVLPDNRCVINLAPAELPKQASSFDLPVALGLLAASGQFASDKLERYAVVGELALDGAMRPVKGALSMAMAAAKQRGLRGLILPAQNAGEAAVVEGIEAISVSSLTEAVAFLADDLAIEPTPSRVSQFFEEHARYDDDFADVRGQEMAKRAVMLAAAGAHNLLMVGSPGTGKTMLAKRMPTILPQLTAEESIETSRVYSVLGKLAADRPLMVRRPFRAPHHTISNAGLVGGGSTPTPGEISMAHNGVLFLDELPEFNRQTLEVLRQPLEDGTVSISRALRASEFPADFMLIASLNPCPCGFRNDPRRECHCSVPQIERYVNKISGPLLDRIDIHIEVAAVPFKELAHGPPGTDSRTMGEQVAAARAVQSQRFAGSGTRTNGQMTSRQVREVCKLDSASRDMLEASVNEMGLSARAHDKILRVARTIADVEGAADLRQEHVAEAVNYRMLDRRFWS; translated from the coding sequence ATGCTGGCCAAGCTGCATACGTTTTCGCTCGTGGGGATTGACGCCGTTGCGGTGGTCGCCGAGGTCGACGTCTCGTATGCGGCGATCCCGAAGACGGTGCTGGTGGGGCTTCCCGACCAAGCGGTGCGCGAGAGCGTCCACCGGATCGAGCGGGCCCTGGCGAACAGCGGGTTCGTGCTGCCGGACAATCGGTGCGTGATCAACCTGGCCCCGGCCGAGCTGCCCAAGCAGGCGTCGTCGTTCGATCTGCCGGTGGCGCTGGGGCTGCTGGCGGCGAGCGGTCAGTTCGCCTCGGACAAGTTGGAACGCTATGCGGTCGTCGGCGAACTGGCCCTCGACGGCGCGATGCGTCCGGTGAAGGGCGCCCTGTCGATGGCGATGGCCGCGGCCAAGCAGCGCGGTCTGCGCGGGTTGATCCTGCCCGCCCAGAACGCCGGCGAGGCGGCGGTCGTCGAGGGGATCGAAGCGATTTCCGTGAGCAGTCTGACCGAGGCGGTCGCGTTTCTGGCCGACGATCTGGCGATCGAACCGACCCCGTCGCGCGTGAGCCAGTTCTTCGAGGAGCACGCCCGCTACGACGACGACTTCGCCGACGTCCGCGGGCAGGAGATGGCCAAGCGGGCCGTCATGCTCGCCGCGGCCGGGGCCCACAATCTGCTCATGGTCGGCAGCCCGGGGACCGGCAAGACGATGCTCGCCAAACGCATGCCGACGATCTTGCCGCAACTCACGGCCGAGGAGTCGATCGAGACGAGCCGCGTATACAGCGTGCTGGGCAAGCTGGCGGCCGATCGTCCGCTGATGGTCCGCCGCCCCTTTCGCGCGCCTCACCACACGATCAGCAACGCGGGGCTCGTGGGGGGCGGCTCGACGCCGACCCCCGGCGAAATCAGCATGGCCCATAACGGCGTGCTGTTTCTCGACGAACTCCCCGAGTTCAACCGGCAAACCCTCGAAGTGCTCCGCCAACCCCTCGAAGACGGCACGGTGTCGATCAGCCGAGCGCTGCGGGCGAGCGAGTTCCCCGCCGACTTCATGCTGATCGCCTCGCTCAACCCGTGTCCCTGCGGGTTTCGCAACGATCCGCGCCGCGAGTGCCATTGCAGCGTGCCGCAGATCGAACGGTACGTCAACAAGATCAGCGGCCCGCTCTTGGATCGGATCGACATTCACATCGAGGTCGCGGCCGTGCCGTTCAAGGAATTGGCCCACGGCCCCCCGGGGACCGACAGTCGCACGATGGGCGAGCAGGTCGCCGCGGCGCGGGCGGTGCAGTCGCAGCGGTTCGCCGGCAGCGGGACGCGGACCAACGGACAGATGACCAGCCGGCAGGTGCGCGAGGTCTGCAAGCTCGACTCGGCGAGTCGCGACATGCTCGAGGCGAGCGTCAACGAAATGGGCCTCTCGGCCCGCGCTCACGACAAGATCCTCCGCGTCGCCCGCACCATCGCCGACGTCGAAGGCGCCGCCGACCTCCGGCAAGAGCACGTCGCCGAAGCGGTGAACTACCGCATGCTCGACCGGCGGTTCTGGAGCTGA